Proteins encoded within one genomic window of Henckelia pumila isolate YLH828 unplaced genomic scaffold, ASM3356847v2 CTG_319, whole genome shotgun sequence:
- the LOC140871042 gene encoding actin-depolymerizing factor 1 — translation MANAASGMAVHDDCKLRFLELKAKRTHRSIVFKIEEKQKQVIVEKVGEPAQNYEDFTASLPPNECRYAVYDFDYVTAENCQKSRIFFIAWSPDTSRVRSKMIYASSKDRFKRELDGIQVELQATDPTEMDLDVIKSRLSK, via the exons ATG GCAAATGCGGCATCTGGGATGGCTGTGCATGATGATTGCAAGCTAAGGTTCTTGGAACTTAAGGCGAAAAGGACTCACCGCTCCATTGTCTTCAAGATAGAGGAGAAACAGAAGCAAGTTATTGTTGAAAAGGTTGGTGAACCAGCTCAAAACTACGAGGACTTCACCGCGAGTCTTCCTCCCAATGAATGCCGTTATGCTGTTTATGATTTCGACTATGTGACTGCTGAGAATTGCCAGAAAAGCAGGATTTTCTTCATTGCTTG GTCTCCTGACACCTCACGGGTCAGAAGCAAGATGATTTACGCTAGCTCGAAGGACAGATTTAAGAGGGAGCTGGATGGAATTCAAGTTGAACTACAAGCGACTGATCCGACTGAAATGGATCTTGATGTTATTAAGAGTCGTCTATCGAAGTAA